A segment of the Fusarium musae strain F31 chromosome 2, whole genome shotgun sequence genome:
GCGCAGACAGTGCGTTTCTCCGTAGTTTGAAGTCGTGCAGGGAAACCCGGTCTCGCGGCACAGGTTGGCGCCTTTGTGTTGGGACTGACGCTTTGCCGTGGCGCGGACGAAGTGGTTTCGACTTGTGTGGGCGCGTGTCTTTAGTGTGCTGGGAGGATTGATAGGAAAGTGCTTTGCAGCTGGAAGATCTCCAGAGCTGTTGAGCAAGACGTCCATGATGGATGTGCTGGGGGCGTATTATAAGTAGGTTAGATAGGTTAGATGAAACAAGGGTTTGTACAAGTGAAAGATACTATGTTGTGAGTAAAGATGTTATGTTGTCAAGAAAGGCGCAAAGTTGCGTGCTTGAGCGCTAAAGGGCGCGAGATTAGGGAATATGAAAGAGGTATCTGGAAGAGTCGAAGGCTGGAGGGTGTATTAATACGATATCATCTCATCCGGGGCGATATCGTCGTGATTGGCCGCCGGAGGAGTCATATGGACTGCGGATGGCGTACTACCAACCTAGTTAGACTAGACTAGGCTCTTGCACTGTATTACATTACGCCTTTGTCTCATcatgcttgtctttgttACTGTGAGCAACAACAAGTACAGTGCTGCCTCGGCCTAGTCCTAGTTGTGTGACGTGACTCAttctgcattgcattgcttGCTTTGATCCGGACGCGTCttacaaggccaagataACCGAGGTGGCGCAGCGAATAGGGACAAGAGCTTGGGGGTGCTCATTGTTGGGGAAGCCTTATCGACGAGGCACAGCGAGGCGCATGATGGTTCGGACAGGCAACGTCCGTGTGATGCGGTCCtgattggttggttggtgtaGGACTCATGACGATAAGCAGAGCCAAGAGGGTGTCGTCATGGGCAGAGGTATAGAGACGCTGTGGTTATAGTGCATTGATACCTAGAGCTGCCTAGAAGGAAGTGTATTCTACCAAGGTTCTTTTCTTGCCCGATGACCAAAAATACATGGATGAAGAAACAGGGAATCATGGATGATGTTACTGGGTAGGGGCTCAATGCGGGTGACGACGAGAATGTTTGATCGCCGTGGAGCTGTTTTCGGTTTCTTGCCGTTGCAACTGGGTTAACCAACGATAACGATGAGATAGGGTCACGGTGCAAGATAAGACGGTTTCTGTTGGAGGAGCTTCTTCATGGGGTGATAAGACATTTCCCCAATGAGGATATCCCGATAACACCCGGATGTTACGGCGGCTGGACGGACGAGCCGGGAGGCTGTAAACGTTGTGATACACTGTAACTTTTACTGTATGTCGACATTGCTTTCAAATCTTGTGATTGATTGCTTTTCAGGTCTGGATCAATATTGCATTTTCTCTAACCGCTGTTACCCTTGATCAAGGCACGAACAAGGTGAATGTGCAACGCCCAAAGCAGACACTCACATAACCGTAGGGTAACACTCACCACTCACCACTCATGTTCCTCTTTAGAGCACCCATCATCATTCACTCATCTGACTTGGCATCCATTCCCGCAAGATACTTCCTCACATCAACCATCTCAATCCCCCTCTCCTCATTAACACTCCCACTCTTATCCCATGCGACCCCACGGCCCTGCGCAAACGTATCCCTATACTTGACCATCGTGCTCGGCTCCCTCTCCATCTgcctcttcaactcctccaGATCCCACACCTCGCGCTCAAACTCGATCCCAAAGTGCTCATCCAGTAAATCTGCAAGTTCCCCGTAGGATATAGTATCTCCCGCGGTGTACACAACCTGATGTGATATACCCCGTGGATCGAGGATTATATCTGCCGTGACGCGCCCGATGTCAGTCGGTGTCGTGAGTGTGATTCTGTTATCCCAGCTTCCCAATGCTCTGACGGTCTTATTCCCGATATCAACGACCCCAAAATctgggaggaagagaaagctcATGAACAGTCCAGTCGACACAATCGTCCAATCAACATCCCTCTGCGCTCTCAATTTTTTCCGAACTTGTAACTGCTCATCAAACAGGTCTTGTGAACTTCCCTCTCCGATAATATCATAGTCCATCCCAAACTGCCAGGGAAAGTATCTCTTCACGCCCGCTTTAAGCACGGCGTCTGAGAGCTTGAGCTGCGTTCCAGACGGTAAGCCCATGCCATTACATGACACAACAACATCGTATTTCTCAAAGATGGACGCTAGCTCTTCAACGCTCGCGTTGACGACATCAGCTGCTTCAAAACCAGCGTTGAGGGCACGAATGCGCTGTActagtttcttcttctcagggGCGGCAGAGTCAAGCGTTGCTTGACGTAGAAGAACGGAATAGCGTTGACGCTTGGGGTGCGAGGTGAGGGCTTCCAGGACAGAGAGGCCTAGTTCCCCGGcgccgaggatgaggatgtttTGGGGCGTCATAGGTATTGGTATGGAAGGATCGTTGAGGCGATTGAGGGCTTGCAAGTTCTCGATGGAGAGTTCAAGAGGCGTATCGGGCGTCATATTTAGAGGAAGGAGTAGTActttaggctatagtttAATTCTGCGGTGCATGATGATTACGTCGTGATGCTACATTTCCAAGGGACGAGAATGAGGCTGGATCTGCATCCTGGCGGAGCCTTAACGCGGGGTGAACGAATAGCCTTGGCGTAGGGTGTAAGCAATGCTCTATCTCCATGTGCAAACTCCGAGACCATGAAGTTATTCTAATTCTTCTTTATTGTATTTGTAAGAACAATAGACTCATATCGTCAATAAATGCCAAAATCCTTGTTGGTCCATGATCCACATCACTGATTCGATATCTGGCAGCTGAATAATCGAATTCCATCGACAAGCCATGTTTTCCAAGCCAGGGGCAAACATGACAAATGCGGAATTCTGATGGGGTTTATTTCATTCTCTATGCAAATTCAATACGAAAAAGGCCTGGTTggctttttattaaactttgAGCTATACGGTAGTAAATGCAGGCACCGATTTACCCAACAAGAACGCCCACGCTTCCCAGAAAAACAATGATGATTTCATGACTCTAGGAAAAATGATAGCAGTCTAGCTAAAGTAGTGAATGAGGGTCTCGAAATGATAGTGATTCAAATGAAATGGCCTTATGACGTGACTGTGAGTTTGTTGGCGAATCCAACACGTTGACCCTTCAGGTCAAAGACGACAAACTGCGCCTTCAGGAGGATGTCGCCCAGAATGGCGAATCCAATACCGTCAGAGCTCTGAATACCACCGTAGCAGACAGTGCTGGTGAGACGGCCGTAGTTGATGTAGTTTCCGGGGACTTTGCCGCGGTAGCTGCCGAAGCCAAAGTAGAAGCTGGGGAGCTTCGCTGAGCAGGGGAACACCCAGACACCGTAGTCTTGATCGACATAAGCACCCTTGACCTTTTTATAGTAGAAGTTGACAAGGTAGCTGGGCAGAAGAAGGAGTGTTGTGCCAGTGTCGACGATGGCTGAGTAGTTGTACTTGTGCCACGGTGCACCCTGAGCGACACGGAAACCCTCAATGTTGAGCTGCCACCAAGGACTGTTCTTCGTGACCTTGGCGAATTGAATGCTTCCGTAATACTCGCCCTGGTCGATGTATCCAAAGTTGTAGTTTCCAGCCTTGCCCTTTTGCAGATTGGCGGTAAAGACTGGAACTGCTAGAGCGTCCTGCACGTTCTGGAAGTAGGTTTTTTGAGGTGTAGGTCGGACAGTGTTCAGGCTTGACATGGCGAGGCCCATGATGCCGTGTGAGAACTTGTCTGCGGCGATACCATCCGAAACTTCAGTAGCCGATTCAACGGCCTGCTTGTTGACATAGGTCTTTCCGACTTGGACCTTGTCGGTGTAGACAATACCACTGGCACCAGTGCCATCGCCGTACTTAATACTCCAAGTCTGACCGCTTAATCGCTTGGAAGTCGTTGACTTGTCTGGCTTGTAGAGAATATGACCAGCTTGGTCAGGTTGATATGTGTCTGTAGAGAACACCCAGCTGCGACAATTAGCAAGAAACCTTCTTAACCAAAGATGACAACTTACAGATCAGATGAGCCAGTATCAAAGTTCAGATATGTCTGTTGAGCTGGAGTACCAATCTTGACAGGAACTACATACTGTGAATCGTAGTACTGAGGTGGTGTTGCCGAAGCGGTACCCTTCATTCCTGGCGAGTGTTAGTCGTGTTCATTAACCCAAGTGACGAGACTAACCGAGCTTGTTGTTGACGAGGGCAGCCTCATTTTCAGCAATCTTCTTAAGCTTCTCGGGTAAAGGCTTATGGTATTTGTTGAAAGCCTGGATCAGGGCAATTTCGGCATGAGGCTGCTTGTAATGCGTGTTGGTAAGTTGATCcagcttgaccttgtctcCTCCAGCCCTGGGCTTGAGGTGAGCCGAGTCGGGATCATTCTCATGATCAATAGCCCGACCTCGCAGCGTCTTGCCAAGTTCcgcctcttcttgttcctcgGGATCAACGTCCCGCTCTTGCAGGCCTTTAACTCCTTCAACCTCGGGATCAACAGCGTTGGGTGAAAAGGGATTCTTAACCTCATAGACATCTCCACGTGCCTTTAAGGGGTCGTTGTCGGGTACATCCCTGGGTTTTATATCCCGATCCTGCAGACCCTTCACACCTTCAACCTCAGGGTCAACAGCATTAGGTGAGAAGGGATTCTTAACCTCGTACACGTCGCCACGTGCCGCGAGGGCTTGGTCTACCTTGGGGTCTATTGCCCTCTTTTGCAGACCCTTTactccttcaacttctggaTCAACGGCGTTGGGTGAGAATGGGTTCTTCACCTCGTAGACATCGCCACGGATTTCATGAGGAATACCCGTACTACAgccggcgaggaggagaaaagaaaccGTGCTGAATTTCATCGTGAATGATGGGGTAGGTGAGAGATAGTAGTGATCGTGAGATGAGGATGTGTTAGGAGGACGGGGGGCCGGACCTCATATTTTAGGACAATGGGAGCAGCAAACCATCCCATTGTAAGAGGCGGGCTGAGTGTTCCGGATCGAGGGCAAAGGCCATTTCCCAGGCACTTCGAGATCCATAGCATGGCATTCTGGGCAAGCCTGGAGCTAAGGGAAGCCATTCTGGAGAGCTTAATGTGGAATGTGGCCCGTGAAGAGGGTGGTTCTGAGTGGAATGTATCTGGATCTAGTATGGTACGGTCTGGCATCTGCATTCCGGGGCCTTGGGACTAGACATTTTAGACCCTAGAATGAATGCCACGAGCACGGCAGAGCAGCCATGGCCGAGACATGACCCAAAATGTCCGCTCTTGGTTCTTGGTTCCTGGTTCCTGCGTCTGATTTGTCCGTGTTTGTCGTGAAGGGTCCCCATCTTGACGTTGAAGGCGTGCGCCACAAATGACTGTTGCCAGGGTCTCATGTGTGCGTGTCGACTTTTTTTTCGTGCGATGATCGTCGGACCAGGTGAACAAGTTGGGAAGGGTATGATGAGAGAACCCTTGATGATCAGTGACAGATCACTAGATCTACAACAATGTCCTTGTTTCTGTCTTGGTCGATTTAGGTCATGCCCCGTTCTGTTCCTGCTATTTTCGTACATCTGTCGTAAATGGCGTCTCGGTCATACTATGACAGCAACATCTTGTGGTCCATCTTCGtccatcatcttccaagATCATAGACCGACAACTCTGGGACGGAAATCTCTTATCCGGGCCGTATCCCAGCCTGTCGGTTCCATGATTTCGTAAATAACCTCATCTTAGTGCCTGCTAGAGATGGTCTTGGCTTGAGCTGTCGGAGAGCGGGAATGCACTGACTCGATATGATGATGCTAgcggtggtgttgaggtttgAAACGATGCTCAGGCCATCTCTTGCGATTCTGGGGGAAATGCTCCGACAGTGAAGTGGCAGTCATTGGCCAATGTTCAACAAAGGCTCGGTCCCTTCCGCTTTGAGGCTCTCGGCTTGTCAGTAGAGTACCTAATAAGAGGTCCAATCAGCTCCCTCATTCAAGTTTTTTCATTGAATTACTGTAAACAGATGCGTCGTCACGTTCTAATTTTACACTCAACAGTCATGTCTGTGCTTTTCTGCTTTAGGCCTAATAATGACTGATGCAACGACGATTGCAGTCATTTACTCTCGTAGTCATCGTGCTTCTCTTCACGATATTAGACCTGATGACAAAGGCAGTGGAGGTTGGATGTGAAGTCATCATCGATGGCTCATCTCATGACTCCTCCACTGAAAATTACCCCTCCATGACTCACCAAATACAGTGGCATCTCCACTGACAGTCCCctcaaaaaagaaaacatcaggcAGGAGGAAAATTGAGACTATCCAGACCATCAACATGAGTAAGAATGATTAATCTGCCTGGATAGAAATCGAGAAATATTAGACAAAATTCCATATAAATAATTCAATCACAGTTCTCACTCCGCCAAGAATTATCTTAGAACGTTAGAGTGAACCCTGGTAGACACATCCACTGATAAGATAACGTTTTTTTGAACCCCGCGGTAACAAGGTTGCACAAAAATTCCACAACGCCTTCATCGAATTTGTTTTCGCCAACATAACCGACATATTTTGCAATCTCGCTAAATCCCATTGCAAATTATTCACCATGGATCCCGCGGCAGGACCAGCTGCTCCTCACGAGCCTCCCTACCAATACACAGCAAACCAGGGCTACGAACAGACAGAAGAAATACCCCGCGAACTCCAGACCCGAAAGGACGACGGTGCCCTTCTCGAGCAGGAAGACGATAATGACTTTGACGATATTTTCGAGGAGGATTTCGACGATAATGAGTGGTCCGCTGATGCGGGCGACTTGACAAAATCTTATAACCGTCAGCGCAATGCCGACGGCGCGGCTTCTCGCTCGAATCAGCAGAAACCTACTGCGAATACCTTTGCCAGCGTCGACGATCAAGTATCCGCCCTATCAAAACACGCCGCCAAGCTTCGTCTTGACACTGTCAAGCAAGATGtcgagaaggacaaggacaaggccgaCCGCGCCACAAGCGAACAAGTCCTCGACCAGCGCACCCGCATGATTCTCCTGCAGATGATCAACCGTGGCTTCGTTAGCGAGGTCCACGGTGCTATCAGCACCGGTAAAGAAGCCAACGTCTACGGCGCCGTCCTCCACGATGATCAAACCGGCGAGGCTACCCAGAGGGCTATCAAGGTCTACAAGACAGCcatcctcagcttcaaggACAGAGAGCGTTACATCACCGGTGAGCACCGTTTCAAGGGTGGCTTCGACAAGGGAAACAACAGGAAGATGGTTAAGCTCTGGGCGGAGAAAGAATTCCGCAACTTGCGAAGGATCTACACGGCTGGTATTCCCTGCCCGGAGCccatcagcctcaagctTCACGTTCTCGTCATGGGCTTCCTCGGCGACCGCAAGGGCTGGGCGTACCCTCGCCTCCGTGACGCCACTCTGATGGGCGACGATGTCGATCAGCAGTGGCATAAGCTTTATGTCCAGCTGCTTGGCATAATGCGCCGAATTTATCAGGTCTGCCGTCTTGTGCACGCCGATCTGAGCGAGTACAACATTCTATACCACAAGGAGAAGCTGTACATCATTGATGTGTCGCAGAGTGTGGAGCCTGATCATCCTCGCTCTCTTGAGTTCCTGCGCATGGATATCAAGAACGTGGGCGACTTTTTTAGACGCAAGGGCGTTGATACGCTTGCTGACCGCGctatcttcaacttcatcactACCCCTGAGGGTCCTGTAGAAGAGCCAGAAATGGCCAAGGCGATCGAGACTCTGTACGAGACTCGCGCTGATACGAGTGAAGACCAGGCTGCTCAGATCGAGGTTGACAACGAGGTATTCAGAAATCAGTACATTCCTCAGACATTAGAACAAGTCTACGATATTGAGAAGGATGCTCAGAAGGTGACACAAGGTGAAGGTAACGACCTTGTCTACAGTAATCTACTGGCAGACCAGGTCATCGCTCCCAAGAAGGACGGTGAAGACGGCGAAGAGGCACAAGGTTCTACATCCGACTCTGACGACGAAGGCGCATCTCTCTCAGGTGACTCCAACGACGAGGCCAACTTCGAAAAGGGTCCTCCCCGCGGCCGTCGCTTCGaggacaaggatgagaagaaggtttgTATCCCAACACCCATCCTCCTCGAGGGAACTTGACTGACCAATAACTTCTCCAGGCCCATAAACAAGCCGTCAAGGAAGCTAAGCGCGAGAAGcgcaaggagaagatgccCAAGCACctaaagaagaagatcgtcGCCACATCATCCCGTCGCAAGAAATAGACATAAACACCATCACTCTTGGCGATTCCTTATTCGCTTTCCTCCCCCTGTTCCGGGCAAGGGACCGTTGTATCGAGACGCAGGGTCaggccccccccccccctttcCCAAAGGAGGAATAACACGAAAAGCTTATATCAAACCCCCCTTCCCTCCCTTAAGCAAACTGCAATcggatgatgaagacattgATTCGTCGCCCGGAGATGTCACCGCCGAGACGGTTTAGCATTCCCCCCTTGGGAGTCTGTGTAACCTCCGGTTCCTTTGGCTCCCGCGGCGATCTGAACGTTCCCTCCCTTTCCGTGGGGTCCGTTTTGAACGATCAAAGAGAGCTCTGACGATTTgtcatttttttttttttttttgcctcCCGCTTCTCTTCCCGTGACGGAACGGTATGGAAACTGATTCTCAGCTCCGGATGAGGCTTGGCTGACCTCGGTTTTTGGGGGGTttgaaagaaaagagcacACCTGAAAA
Coding sequences within it:
- a CDS encoding hypothetical protein (EggNog:ENOG41) → MTPDTPLELSIENLQALNRLNDPSIPIPMTPQNILILGAGELGLSVLEALTSHPKRQRYSVLLRQATLDSAAPEKKKLVQRIRALNAGFEAADVVNASVEELASIFEKYDVVVSCNGMGLPSGTQLKLSDAVLKAGVKRYFPWQFGMDYDIIGEGSSQDLFDEQLQVRKKLRAQRDVDWTIVSTGLFMSFLFLPDFGVVDIGNKTVRALGSWDNRITLTTPTDIGRVTADIILDPRGISHQVVYTAGDTISYGELADLLDEHFGIEFEREVWDLEELKRQMEREPSTMVKYRDTFAQGRGVAWDKSGSVNEERGIEMVDVRKYLAGMDAKSDE
- a CDS encoding hypothetical protein (MEROPS:MER0001437) — its product is MKFSTVSFLLLAGCSTGIPHEIRGDVYEVKNPFSPNAVDPEVEGVKGLQKRAIDPKVDQALAARGDVYEVKNPFSPNAVDPEVEGVKGLQDRDIKPRDVPDNDPLKARGDVYEVKNPFSPNAVDPEVEGVKGLQERDVDPEEQEEAELGKTLRGRAIDHENDPDSAHLKPRAGGDKVKLDQLTNTHYKQPHAEIALIQAFNKYHKPLPEKLKKIAENEAALVNNKLGMKGTASATPPQYYDSQYVVPVKIGTPAQQTYLNFDTGSSDLWVFSTDTYQPDQAGHILYKPDKSTTSKRLSGQTWSIKYGDGTGASGIVYTDKVQVGKTYVNKQAVESATEVSDGIAADKFSHGIMGLAMSSLNTVRPTPQKTYFQNVQDALAVPVFTANLQKGKAGNYNFGYIDQGEYYGSIQFAKVTKNSPWWQLNIEGFRVAQGAPWHKYNYSAIVDTGTTLLLLPSYLVNFYYKKVKGAYVDQDYGVWVFPCSAKLPSFYFGFGSYRGKVPGNYINYGRLTSTVCYGGIQSSDGIGFAILGDILLKAQFVVFDLKGQRVGFANKLTVTS